The proteins below come from a single Kitasatospora sp. NBC_00315 genomic window:
- a CDS encoding VOC family protein, whose amino-acid sequence MSLQMKLVAITLDCPDPPALAAFYQQATGLEPHPKSDADFAGLNREDGLFIGFQRVDDYRAPRWPDQTVPQQLHLCFDVVDLDEAEARLLELGAGKPGHQPHEAAKARVLTDPAGHPFCICRG is encoded by the coding sequence ATGTCCCTGCAGATGAAGTTGGTTGCGATAACACTCGACTGCCCTGATCCGCCGGCGCTGGCTGCGTTCTATCAGCAAGCCACCGGCTTGGAGCCCCACCCGAAGTCGGACGCCGACTTCGCGGGCCTCAACCGTGAGGACGGACTCTTCATCGGGTTCCAGCGGGTCGATGACTACCGGGCTCCGCGCTGGCCCGACCAGACCGTTCCCCAGCAGCTGCACCTGTGCTTCGACGTGGTGGATCTGGACGAGGCCGAGGCGCGGCTGTTGGAGCTGGGAGCGGGCAAGCCGGGCCACCAGCCTCATGAGGCTGCCAAGGCACGGGTTCTCACCGATCCGGCTGGTCACCCCTTCTGCATCTGCCGAGGCTGA